A window of Lentibacillus sp. Marseille-P4043 contains these coding sequences:
- a CDS encoding galactokinase has translation MKNLNNEFQEVFGTAKEPSQFFAPGRINLIGEHTDYNGGHVFPAAISFGTYALGSKRNDLKFRFYSMNFAETGIIECDLKDLRYKEKHDWANYPKGMIKYIMESGFPITRGADILYYGDIPNGAGLSSSASIEMATGVLLENLFDLEIDRIQMITLGQKVENDYIGVNSGIMDQFAIGMGKLDHAILLNCQTLKYEYAPIKLDNHAILIINTNKQRTLAGSKYNERRTQCEHALRDLKTELAIDSLGVLTSEQFEQHKHLIQDEINRKRARHAVTENVRTVVALKKLQAGDLGAFGKLMNESHQSLKYDYDVTGVELDTIVEAAWDVEGVLGARMTGAGFGGCAIAIVEKDKIENVKQHVNTTYRNTVGYDATFYTAAISDGAKQMTEGVL, from the coding sequence ATGAAAAACCTCAACAACGAATTTCAAGAAGTTTTTGGGACCGCTAAAGAGCCATCCCAATTCTTCGCACCAGGTAGAATTAACCTAATCGGAGAGCATACAGACTATAATGGCGGACACGTCTTTCCAGCAGCAATTTCGTTCGGCACCTATGCACTTGGAAGCAAACGGAATGATTTGAAATTCCGCTTTTACTCAATGAACTTCGCTGAAACCGGGATTATCGAATGTGATCTGAAGGATTTACGTTATAAAGAAAAGCATGACTGGGCGAATTATCCGAAGGGAATGATAAAGTACATCATGGAATCAGGATTTCCCATTACCAGAGGTGCGGATATCCTTTATTATGGAGACATTCCGAATGGTGCCGGTCTTTCATCATCTGCCTCTATTGAAATGGCGACCGGCGTTTTGCTAGAAAACCTTTTCGATCTAGAAATAGACCGTATCCAAATGATTACGCTTGGACAGAAAGTAGAAAATGACTATATTGGGGTAAACTCTGGTATTATGGATCAGTTTGCGATTGGCATGGGCAAACTGGATCATGCGATTCTATTAAACTGTCAAACATTGAAATATGAATACGCACCGATTAAGCTGGATAATCATGCCATCCTAATTATTAACACAAATAAACAGCGCACGCTTGCAGGATCGAAATACAATGAACGCCGCACCCAATGTGAACACGCTCTTCGCGATTTAAAAACAGAGCTTGCCATTGATAGTCTCGGCGTTCTAACCAGTGAACAATTTGAACAGCATAAACACCTCATCCAGGATGAAATAAACCGGAAACGTGCAAGACATGCTGTTACCGAGAATGTTCGTACGGTCGTGGCATTAAAAAAACTGCAAGCTGGTGATCTGGGTGCGTTTGGAAAGCTAATGAATGAATCCCATCAGTCCTTAAAATATGATTATGACGTTACTGGTGTAGAGCTTGATACGATCGTAGAAGCAGCCTGGGATGTAGAAGGTGTGTTAGGTGCTCGTATGACTGGCGCCGGTTTTGGCGGGTGTGCCATTGCGATTGTTGAAAAGGATAAAATCGAAAACGTGAAGCAACATGTAAATACCACTTATCGGAACACGGTTGGTTATGATGCAACATTTTACACAGCGGCAATCAGTGACGGCGCAAAACAAATGACAGAAGGAGTGCTTTAA